In Nasonia vitripennis strain AsymCx chromosome 2, Nvit_psr_1.1, whole genome shotgun sequence, a genomic segment contains:
- the LOC100122052 gene encoding Golgi apparatus protein 1, with amino-acid sequence MTRLAVLLPLLLLSTLCSGSYVTGGGDVLYVDVNDTPEVHWLVSHKDNEIEDSTDRGKVVRSKRSPKQPPPKYSKPVSTGQFELIKPEACRERLRRLCSVMDKEMDDLFFLECIQTFKPNEVSGLDDGCQNSIYNYIRIVTNNENIDKMTKEECGDSLDSLNCPKTAPGSYLNCLVEKREKVADLQCSDYIQRLDWVVNDFRIIIASFLPECQNDVDKFQCGRIQPYKDILQGQTLACLQQHLNKLEPVCRKQILHVTEIQADNIMSDRQLYLACSQDHIKFCPNIRPGSGHVYKCLMQHRLDRSMTRECQDQLLRREKLIASDYRVSKGLVRACKEDIKNYRCRKNVSDDKDIRLAQILLCLESAVKNGSKVTRECQVEMFDHRKILMEDYRLSPEIVNYCANDIQTFCNNLEVGGATIHCLMEYTRIRKRKARVSAVCQRALENLIKETDAGEDWRIDPVLREACQPVVDIACKDVQGGNSRIISCLMDKLGTDKMIDSCETALVQIQYFISRDYKLDPQLYRACKADAVNFCHAKNAWSPDGTQMDAERGPLVLPCLYRYAYHPQKNMTLKKECLDEIRRVMRQRAVNVDLQPEIEEVCLEDLASFCFDKTAKGEEILCLQDKFDSLNRDCKLAVGNFTEEQAERIELNPIISTACRHMMEKHCEDVIKYGKDEGDMMECLIEHKSEIDTRTDSKCKAAVEHFQLISLKNYHFTFKFKEACRPMVTRYCPDSKTKAEVISCLSEKMQKDIIRGSKHRISRECRQQLKAQLYQQKENIKFDPKLHKTCAEEIKQNCAKVEPGNSRILECLAANKPKLGEACHALLFKIRTQEFVDSSVDFALLNACHTMVRQFCRQSDGALDCLKQHKDDAMFDDKCRTFVINRMAEQNTDYRFNVALQQFCSSDIDRHCKQIILNEPKNKELEGKVIECLKIKFKESKLTIKCEHQMETILREAALNYHLNPLIVALCAEEIDKMCKKDDDNNSPGKVEECLKTQFNADNKEMKEACRIQVAEMLEEAKADINVDPLLQKACAVDVSKYCGMVPQGAGRQLKCLQNVLKNEEKLLLPDCYKMLSTRIEMFKNADKLAAPETFEELYDSVSRSPASRYFFIIAFTMVGFIFITGMCCGRVSRRTMLMKNK; translated from the exons GTGTCATGGACAAGGAAATGGATGACCTCTTCTTTCTGGAGTGCATTCAGACCTTCAAG cCAAATGAGGTTTCCGGACTCGATGACGGCTGTCAAAACTccatatacaattatattaGAATTGTAACCAACAATGAGAATATCGATAAAATGACAAAAGAAGAGTGCGGCGATTCGCTCGATAGTTTAAACTGCCCAAAGACAGCTCCAGGATCTTATTTGAATTGTCTAgtggaaaagagagaaaaagtggcTGATTTGCAATGCTCTGATTATATTCAGCGACTTGATTGGGTTGTCAATGACTTCAGAATCATCATTGCTTCTTTCCTTCCTGAGTGCCAGAATGACGTTGATAAATTCCAATGTGGTAGAATTCAACCGTACAAAGACATTTTACAAGGGCAAACATTGGCATGTTTGCAGCAGCACCTCAACAAGCTGGAACCGGTCTGCAGAAAACAGATTCTACATGTAACTGAGATTCAAGCAGATAATATCATGTCTGATAGACAATTGTATCTTGCCTGTTCTCAAGATCACATAAAGTTTTGTCCCAACATTCGACCAGGCAGTGGACACGTTTACAAATGTCTCATGCAGCATAGACTTGACAGATCCATGACAAGAGAGTGTCAGGATCAATTATTGAGAAGGGAGAAATTGATTGCTTCAGATTATAGAGTCAGTAAGGGTTTGGTAAGAGCTTGCAAAGAGGACATAAAAAATTACCGCTGTCGTAAAAATGTATCAGATGACAAGGACATCAGACTTGCTCAAATATTACTCTGCTTGGAATCAGCTGTAAAGAATGGCAGCAAAGTAACGAGAGAATGTCAAGTTGAAATGTTCGATCACAGAAAAATACTCATGGAAGATTACAGATTGTCACCTGAGATAGTAAACTACTGTGCCAATGACATTCAAacattttgcaataatttagAAGTTGGCGGAGCTACTATTCACTGCTTGATGGAATACACGAGAATTAGGAAGAGAAAGGCTAGGGTATCTGCTGTATGCCAAAGAGCT TTGGAAAATTTGATCAAGGAAACTGATGCTGGAGAAGATTGGAGAATAGATCCAGTTTTGAGAGAAGCATGCCAGCCTGTCGTTGATATTGCTTGCAAAGAc GTTCAAGGTGGAAATTCCAGGATAATATCTTGTTTGATGGACAAACTGGGAACTGATAAAATGATTGATTCGTGTGAAACAGCTCTTGTCCAAATCCAATATTTTATATCTAGAGATTATAAACTGGATCCCCAGTTATACAGAGCATGCAAAGCAGACGCAGTGAACTTTTGCCATGCCAAAAACGCTTGGTCCCCGGATGGAACTCAGATGGATGCTGAAAGAGGTCCACTCGTTTTACCTTGTTTGTACAGATATGCTTATCATCCACAGAAAAATATGACG ttgAAAAAAGAATGTTTGGATGAAATAAGACGAGTAATGAGACAAAGAGCAGTAAACGTTGATCTTCAGCCTGAAATTGAGGAGGTCTGCCTAGAAGACTTGGCGTCGTTCTGTTTTGATAAGACTGCAAAAGGAGAAGAGATTTTATGTTTACAAGATAAGTTTGATAG CTTGAATCGAGATTGTAAGTTAGCTGTAGGAAACTTTACGGAGGAACAAGCTGAAAGGATCGAATTGAACCCTATTATTTCAACAGCATGTCGTCATATGATGGAAAAACACTGTGAA GATGTTATAAAGTATGGCAAGGATGAAGGAGATATGATGGAGTGCTTGATTGAGCATAAAAGCGAAATAGATACTAGGACTGACAGTAAATGTAAAGCAGCTGTTGAACATTTCCAACTAATATCGCTTAAAAATTACCATTTTACATTCAAGTTTAAGGAAGCTTGTAGACCAATGGTAACAAGATACTGCCCTGA CTCAAAAACAAAAGCTGAAGTGATTAGTTGCCTGAGCGAGAAAATGCAAAAAGATATAATACGTGGTTCAaagcatagaatttcgagaGAGTGCAGACAGCAGCTCAAAGCTCAGTTGTAtcaacaaaaagaaaacatcAAATTTGATCCAAAATTGCACAAAACATGCGCTGaagaaattaaacaaaattgcgcCAAGGTTGAGCCTGGCAACTCTCGG attttagagtGCCTTGCAGCTAACAAACCAAAATTAGGAGAAGCTTGCCATGCgctattgtttaaaataagaacTCAAGAATTTGTAGATAGTTCTGTCGACTTTGCTCTTCTCAATGCCTGCCATACAATGGTTAGGCAATTTTGTCGTCAATCTGATGGTGCTTTGGACTGCTTAAAGCAACACAAAGATGATGCGATGTTTGACGATAAATGTAGAACATTTGTCATTAACAGAATGGCTGAGCAAAATACTGATTATAGATTTAATGTAGCATTGCAACAGTTTTGTTCCTCGGATATCGACAGGCATTGTAAACAG ATTATACTAAACGAACccaaaaataaagaattggAAGGTAAAGTAATCGAATGCTTGAAGATCAAATTTAAAGAATCAAAACTTACCATTAAATGTGAGCACCAAATGGAAACTATATTGAGGGAAGCAGCTCTTAATTACCATCTCAATCCTCTGATCGTTGCATTGTGTGCTGAAGAGATTGataaaatgtgcaaaaaagaTGACGATAATAATTCTCCTGGTAAAGTTGAAGAGTGCCTGAAAACTCAATTTAACGCAGACAATAAGGAAATGAAGGAAGCATGTCGCATACAAGTGGCGGAAATGCTGGAAGAAGCCAAGGCTGATATCAACGTCGATCCACTTTTGCAAAAAGCCTGTGCTGTCGACGTAAGCAAATACTGCGGTATGGTGCCACAAGGAGCAGGAAGAC AGCTCAAGTGTCTACAGAATGTATTGAAAAATGAAGAGAAACTGTTGCTGCCTGATTGTTATAAAATGTTAAGTACTAGGATTGAGATGTTCAAAAATGCAGACAAG TTGGCAGCCCCTGAAACGTTTGAAGAGTTGTATGACTCGGTCAGCCGATCGCCAGCTAGCCGATACTTCTTCATCATCGCTTTCACGATGGTCGGCTTCATCTTCATTACCGGTATGTGCTGTGGCCGTGTGTCGCGTCGAACGATGCTCATGAAGAACAAATGA